From a region of the Rhodococcus sp. 4CII genome:
- a CDS encoding long-chain-fatty-acid--CoA ligase, which yields MSGLHLPQRVRDHAVERPGAPAVTCGDTTLTYAELDWRTNRIAVALSALASGGTRVGALLRMRTEGVETFVAAAKAGLVFVPLNWRLPAAEAAAIAVDAELRVLIVEAEFAAAADAVREALPGLTVVLVDAPEADVLPAGTWTWDRLLASGTATDPGFGDDPDAAVLQLYTSGTTGFPKGVVATHRNLHNEPEGQLIYRWKRGSVALDALPLFHIAGAGWLSTCLSAGVHVVLLGAFDARRVAALVDRHRITHAFLVPSTLQMLLDVPDLERYDVSSLELVAYGSAPITPALLRRAIDRLGCGFVQRYGMTETTGSVTALTAPDHDPSGHRAHLLRSAGKPMPGVEVEIRDVVTGARLAIGESGEIVCRSRNNVAGYWHRPEETAQLLTQDGFLRTGDAGYLDEEGYLFVTDRVKDMIITGGENVYPVEVESVLAEHPAVAEVAVVGVPHRTWGESVTAVVRLVDPAVVPDEQELIAFTAERLASYKKPREIVFVAELPRGASGKILKRTLRDTLRDAAVRA from the coding sequence GTGAGCGGTCTGCATCTTCCCCAGCGCGTGCGTGACCATGCCGTTGAGCGGCCCGGAGCACCGGCAGTGACCTGCGGTGACACCACCCTGACCTATGCCGAGCTCGACTGGCGGACCAACCGGATCGCGGTCGCGCTGTCGGCATTGGCATCCGGCGGCACCCGGGTCGGGGCGCTGCTGCGGATGCGTACCGAGGGGGTCGAGACGTTCGTGGCCGCCGCCAAGGCGGGTCTCGTCTTCGTCCCGCTCAACTGGCGCCTGCCCGCCGCCGAAGCCGCCGCGATCGCGGTCGACGCCGAACTCCGCGTGCTGATCGTCGAAGCCGAATTCGCCGCCGCCGCCGACGCGGTCCGCGAGGCGCTCCCCGGCCTGACCGTCGTGCTCGTCGACGCGCCCGAAGCGGACGTCCTGCCGGCGGGCACGTGGACGTGGGACCGCTTGCTCGCCTCGGGCACCGCCACCGACCCGGGGTTCGGGGACGACCCCGATGCGGCGGTGCTGCAGCTCTACACGTCGGGCACGACCGGCTTCCCGAAGGGTGTGGTCGCGACCCATCGCAACCTGCACAACGAGCCGGAGGGCCAGCTGATCTACCGGTGGAAGCGCGGCTCGGTGGCGCTCGACGCCCTGCCGTTGTTCCACATCGCGGGCGCCGGCTGGCTCAGTACCTGCCTGTCCGCCGGTGTCCATGTGGTGCTGCTCGGCGCGTTCGATGCCCGGCGGGTCGCCGCTCTCGTCGACCGGCACCGGATCACCCATGCCTTCCTGGTCCCCTCGACCCTTCAGATGCTCCTCGACGTGCCGGACCTCGAACGTTACGACGTGTCGAGCCTCGAACTGGTCGCGTACGGTTCGGCGCCGATCACCCCCGCACTGCTCCGGCGTGCGATCGATCGCCTCGGCTGCGGATTCGTGCAGCGGTACGGGATGACGGAGACGACGGGGTCGGTCACCGCCCTCACCGCCCCGGACCACGACCCGTCCGGGCATCGCGCGCACCTGCTGCGTTCCGCCGGCAAACCCATGCCGGGTGTCGAGGTCGAGATCCGGGACGTGGTGACCGGGGCCCGGCTGGCGATCGGCGAGTCCGGGGAGATCGTGTGCCGCTCCCGTAACAACGTCGCGGGCTACTGGCACCGGCCCGAGGAGACCGCGCAACTGCTCACCCAGGACGGGTTCCTCCGGACCGGCGATGCCGGGTACCTCGACGAGGAGGGATACCTGTTCGTCACCGACCGGGTGAAGGACATGATCATCACCGGGGGCGAGAACGTGTATCCCGTGGAGGTCGAATCGGTGCTCGCCGAGCATCCGGCGGTGGCCGAGGTGGCGGTGGTCGGTGTGCCGCACCGGACCTGGGGTGAGTCCGTGACCGCGGTCGTCCGGCTCGTGGATCCGGCGGTCGTGCCGGATGAGCAGGAGTTGATCGCCTTCACCGCGGAGCGCCTCGCGTCGTACAAGAAGCCGCGGGAGATCGTCTTCGTCGCCGAACTGCCGCGCGGAGCGAGCGGGAAGATTCTCAAACGCACACTGCGCGACACACTCCGCGACGCGGCGGTGCGCGCGTGA
- a CDS encoding MBL fold metallo-hydrolase: protein MIVTEDVGTVQREAWARGVLPPVEQVRPGLWSIPVPMPRNPLRYVLIYALALPDGLALIDVGWDSEESWRALVDGIAQTGHHVTDVRFAAITHLHPDHFGLAPRLRQVSGAALAMHDADAALLGHHSPADAADDERTWNIQLAQLGAPTGILSAARVDLVRLGPGEAVDVVLGDGTALDLPGWDLKAVWTPGHTPGHLTFVDDTHGLLFSGDHMLPRISPNISTVPGELENPLHRYLLSLHATTSMPDGEVLPAHEYRFRGIADRARQLMGHHEDRLAEIVAALGAQPESTAWEISTRISWSRPFDSMSDRLLRLAVRETHAHLLVLADRGDIRSLGGLPERWTTAPAAAPAPTP, encoded by the coding sequence GTGATCGTCACCGAGGACGTCGGCACCGTCCAGCGCGAGGCCTGGGCCCGCGGCGTCCTGCCGCCGGTCGAGCAGGTCCGCCCCGGGCTGTGGTCGATTCCGGTGCCGATGCCGCGAAACCCGTTGCGCTACGTCCTGATCTACGCGCTCGCCCTGCCCGACGGCCTGGCCCTGATCGATGTCGGCTGGGATTCCGAGGAATCGTGGCGGGCGCTCGTCGACGGCATCGCGCAGACCGGGCACCACGTCACCGACGTCCGGTTCGCCGCGATCACCCATCTGCACCCCGACCATTTCGGTCTCGCGCCCAGGCTGCGGCAGGTCAGCGGCGCGGCACTGGCCATGCACGACGCGGATGCCGCTCTGCTCGGCCACCATTCACCGGCGGACGCCGCAGACGACGAACGCACGTGGAACATCCAGCTCGCCCAGCTCGGGGCGCCCACCGGGATCCTCTCCGCCGCCCGCGTCGACCTCGTCCGGCTGGGTCCGGGCGAAGCCGTGGATGTCGTACTCGGTGACGGCACCGCGCTGGACCTGCCGGGCTGGGACCTGAAGGCGGTGTGGACACCGGGACACACCCCCGGCCACCTGACGTTCGTCGACGACACGCACGGACTGCTGTTCAGCGGCGACCACATGCTGCCCCGCATCAGTCCCAACATCTCCACGGTCCCCGGCGAGCTGGAGAACCCGCTGCACCGATATCTGCTGTCGTTGCACGCCACCACGTCGATGCCCGACGGTGAGGTGCTGCCCGCCCACGAATACCGGTTCCGGGGAATCGCAGACCGCGCGCGGCAGCTGATGGGCCACCACGAGGACCGCCTCGCGGAGATCGTCGCGGCACTGGGCGCCCAGCCCGAATCGACGGCGTGGGAGATCTCGACGCGGATCTCGTGGTCGCGCCCGTTCGACTCCATGTCCGACCGGTTGCTCCGGCTCGCGGTCCGGGAAACGCACGCCCACCTGCTCGTCCTGGCCGACCGTGGCGACATCCGCTCGCTCGGCGGCCTTCCCGAACGCTGGACCACTGCACCCGCGGCGGCCCCTGCCCCCACCCCGTAA
- a CDS encoding crotonase/enoyl-CoA hydratase family protein yields MSVVLTEFADGVAVITLNRPEAKNAVDLEVAKALAAAIDEFEARPDLTIAILTGAGGTFCAGMDLKAFTRGERPSLPGRGFGGLTEAPPTKPLIAAVEGWALAGGCELALSADLIVAARDAKFGIPEVKRGLAAAAGGLLRLPKVLPYPIAMEMAITGDPLTAEVAHAHGLVNRVTEPGQALATARELAARVAANGPLAVRATKQVVAMSVGYTDPDAFTAQRRFLDPVFASEDAQEGARAFAEKRPPVWRGR; encoded by the coding sequence ATGAGCGTGGTTCTCACCGAATTCGCCGACGGCGTCGCCGTCATCACCCTGAACCGGCCGGAGGCGAAGAACGCCGTCGACCTCGAGGTCGCGAAGGCGCTCGCCGCCGCGATCGACGAATTCGAGGCGCGGCCCGATCTGACGATCGCGATCCTCACCGGCGCCGGAGGAACCTTCTGTGCGGGCATGGATCTCAAGGCGTTCACGCGCGGGGAGCGGCCGTCGCTGCCCGGTCGCGGGTTCGGCGGACTCACCGAGGCGCCCCCGACGAAGCCGCTCATCGCGGCGGTCGAGGGCTGGGCGCTCGCCGGCGGCTGCGAGTTGGCGCTGTCGGCCGACCTGATCGTCGCCGCCCGCGACGCCAAGTTCGGAATCCCCGAGGTCAAGCGGGGTCTCGCCGCCGCCGCGGGCGGGCTGCTGCGACTGCCGAAGGTGCTGCCGTATCCGATCGCGATGGAGATGGCGATCACCGGAGATCCCCTCACCGCTGAGGTCGCGCACGCGCACGGACTCGTCAACCGGGTCACCGAGCCTGGACAGGCCCTGGCCACCGCTCGTGAACTGGCGGCACGGGTCGCCGCCAACGGTCCCCTCGCGGTGCGGGCCACCAAACAGGTCGTCGCGATGTCCGTCGGCTACACCGATCCCGACGCGTTCACCGCGCAGCGACGTTTCCTCGATCCGGTGTTCGCCTCCGAGGACGCGCAGGAAGGTGCCCGGGCCTTCGCGGAGAAGCGCCCGCCGGTGTGGCGTGGCCGCTAG
- a CDS encoding LysR family transcriptional regulator, with protein MDLHLVTYFVAVVDHGGITRAAQSLYISQPSLSQAIRTLERRLGVTLFDRTGRRLELTEDGRTLDVAARRILADVERAKAKVAAVRELVSGRVDVVTYSAFSIDPIVDLVRRFRREYPHVTVRVIDGDGPTGVLGALRRGEAELGVIDLSVDLSALRSVPIGDQELVLALPGDLAESLPDPVPRSALSDIPLIQDLGDKSDAALITDLVGATANVVIDCAHPSAAWELVMRGAGATVLPRLVAEQQLRGVSIRSLAPKLTRPVGLVQRSGPGSPAAAAFVSIAQRTPPAGARVRN; from the coding sequence GTGGACCTGCATCTCGTCACCTACTTCGTCGCGGTAGTCGATCACGGCGGGATCACCAGGGCCGCGCAGTCCCTCTACATCTCGCAACCGTCGCTGTCGCAGGCCATCCGCACTCTCGAACGTCGCCTCGGTGTCACCCTGTTCGACCGCACCGGGCGGCGTCTCGAGCTGACCGAGGACGGGCGCACCCTCGACGTCGCGGCCCGGCGCATCCTCGCCGACGTCGAGCGCGCCAAGGCCAAGGTCGCGGCGGTACGCGAACTCGTCTCCGGCCGTGTCGACGTCGTCACCTACTCGGCGTTCTCGATCGACCCGATCGTCGACCTGGTGCGACGGTTCCGCCGGGAATACCCGCACGTCACCGTGCGCGTCATCGACGGCGACGGCCCTACCGGCGTCCTCGGCGCGCTGCGCCGCGGCGAGGCCGAACTCGGGGTGATCGACCTGTCCGTCGATCTCAGTGCCCTGCGGTCCGTTCCCATCGGCGACCAGGAACTGGTGCTCGCCCTGCCCGGCGACCTCGCGGAGTCCCTCCCCGATCCGGTGCCCCGGTCGGCCCTCAGCGACATTCCGCTGATCCAGGATCTGGGGGACAAGAGCGACGCCGCCCTGATCACGGATCTCGTGGGCGCCACCGCGAACGTGGTCATCGATTGCGCACACCCGAGTGCCGCGTGGGAGTTGGTGATGCGGGGCGCCGGGGCCACCGTCCTGCCGCGACTGGTCGCCGAGCAACAGTTGCGCGGCGTCTCGATCCGGTCGCTGGCACCGAAGCTGACCCGCCCCGTCGGGCTCGTCCAGCGGTCCGGCCCGGGATCACCGGCTGCCGCTGCATTCGTGTCGATCGCGCAGCGGACCCCGCCCGCCGGCGCGCGAGTGAGGAACTGA
- a CDS encoding LysR family transcriptional regulator — MELRQVEYFLAVVEHEGINGAAASLGVAQPTISQALRGLERELGVQLFHRIGRGMVLSAAGRSMVGPSRQILRDVTAVEDLLATSDGALAGRLDIMAFPALALGPVVDLVTEFRRAHPNVSVRLGELKDEAQAGSLIEDGHCEFVVAHFPLDDAGLEVVELGKQEYWLVYPPGTDVPEGPVPLSALPDIPMVFVPRGHSVADEIEESIRRAGARPHLAALSEHREARLPLVLAGIGGTLLERSVAEAVRDRAVVRPVEPKVARAFGIAFDPDMLSPAGHAFIELVRRTTAARVES, encoded by the coding sequence ATGGAATTACGTCAGGTCGAGTACTTCCTCGCCGTCGTCGAACACGAGGGCATCAACGGGGCAGCCGCGTCGCTCGGCGTCGCACAGCCCACCATCTCGCAGGCGCTGCGCGGGCTCGAACGCGAACTCGGGGTGCAGTTGTTCCACCGCATCGGCAGGGGCATGGTGCTCAGCGCGGCCGGACGCAGCATGGTCGGGCCCAGCAGGCAGATCCTGCGCGACGTCACCGCCGTCGAGGATCTCCTCGCCACCTCCGACGGTGCGCTCGCGGGCCGGCTGGACATCATGGCGTTCCCGGCGTTGGCGCTCGGTCCCGTCGTGGACCTCGTCACCGAATTTCGCCGGGCCCATCCCAACGTGTCGGTGCGGTTGGGGGAACTGAAGGACGAGGCCCAGGCCGGGTCGCTGATCGAGGACGGTCACTGCGAATTCGTGGTGGCGCATTTCCCGCTCGACGACGCCGGGCTGGAGGTCGTCGAACTCGGGAAGCAGGAGTACTGGCTCGTGTATCCGCCGGGCACCGACGTGCCGGAGGGTCCGGTTCCGTTGTCCGCGTTGCCCGACATCCCGATGGTCTTCGTCCCCCGCGGCCACTCCGTGGCGGACGAGATCGAGGAGTCGATCCGTCGCGCCGGGGCACGCCCCCACCTGGCGGCGCTGTCCGAGCACCGTGAGGCGCGACTTCCCCTGGTACTGGCCGGGATCGGCGGCACCCTACTGGAGCGGTCGGTCGCGGAGGCGGTGCGGGACCGCGCGGTGGTCCGCCCGGTGGAGCCGAAGGTGGCCCGCGCGTTCGGGATCGCGTTCGACCCCGACATGCTCTCGCCCGCCGGGCACGCGTTCATCGAACTCGTGCGGCGGACCACTGCGGCCCGCGTCGAGTCATAG
- a CDS encoding enoyl-CoA hydratase/isomerase family protein, which produces MSIESVTPTESDVLISRDGAIATITLNRPARRNAMTLDAWIALREALGELALDNATRVVVLTGAGGDFCSGADLDKRAPMHPLDRMRRINATAVAVAEFPKPLIAKVRGYAVGAGWNLALLCDLLIASRDAQFSQIFARRGLSVDFGGSWLLPRMVGLHPAKRLVMLAEMIDAEQADALGLVGELVDPEELDGTVARLAARLAASPTVAVMQSARLIEDGTASSLREALENEARAQAINFATDAPAAVRAFVEKRPPAFSGQWQVPQPT; this is translated from the coding sequence ATGAGCATCGAATCCGTCACCCCGACCGAATCCGACGTCCTGATCAGCCGGGACGGCGCGATCGCGACAATCACACTGAACCGGCCCGCACGCCGCAACGCCATGACCCTCGACGCCTGGATCGCGTTGCGGGAGGCCCTGGGCGAACTCGCCCTCGACAACGCCACCCGCGTCGTGGTCCTCACCGGCGCGGGCGGCGACTTCTGCAGCGGCGCGGACCTCGACAAGCGCGCACCGATGCACCCCCTGGACCGGATGCGTCGGATCAACGCGACGGCGGTGGCCGTCGCCGAGTTCCCCAAGCCGCTGATCGCGAAGGTACGCGGCTACGCCGTGGGAGCCGGCTGGAACCTGGCGCTGCTGTGTGATCTGCTCATCGCCTCGCGTGACGCACAATTCAGCCAGATCTTCGCCAGGCGCGGACTGTCGGTCGATTTCGGCGGCTCGTGGCTGCTGCCCCGGATGGTGGGGCTGCACCCCGCGAAACGATTGGTCATGCTGGCCGAGATGATCGACGCCGAGCAGGCGGACGCGCTGGGGCTGGTCGGCGAACTCGTCGATCCCGAGGAACTGGACGGCACGGTCGCCCGGTTGGCCGCACGTCTCGCGGCGTCACCGACGGTGGCGGTCATGCAGTCGGCGCGGCTGATCGAGGACGGCACGGCGTCGTCGTTGCGGGAGGCGCTCGAGAACGAGGCGCGGGCGCAGGCGATCAACTTCGCCACCGACGCACCGGCCGCGGTACGCGCCTTCGTGGAGAAGCGTCCCCCCGCCTTCAGCGGTCAGTGGCAGGTACCGCAACCGACGTAG
- a CDS encoding Dabb family protein codes for MYKVTTLIHLVPGVDASAGTALAVRLHDAAAPTARRVLVTPVLAGGINGGDVIAHLHFDDESQWRAVEPEVTAQLRTSEIGHVDSVGYTGVPAPTRGAVEPTIYRTLLVAVDDAADPEVVEQFESETRAMPNYIRTIGTSQLSRVHESAGSAQWTHVWEQEYADLDGLTGPYMTHPYHWAHIDRWFDPERGPRIVTRLCHSFCATDGAII; via the coding sequence ATGTATAAGGTGACCACGCTCATTCACCTCGTCCCCGGCGTCGACGCCTCCGCCGGTACGGCATTGGCCGTCCGGCTGCACGATGCCGCGGCTCCCACGGCTCGGCGCGTTCTCGTGACACCGGTCCTGGCCGGGGGAATCAACGGCGGTGACGTGATCGCGCACCTTCATTTCGACGACGAATCCCAATGGCGCGCCGTAGAACCCGAGGTCACTGCTCAGTTGCGCACGTCCGAGATCGGGCACGTAGACAGCGTCGGCTACACGGGCGTGCCCGCTCCCACCCGGGGTGCTGTCGAGCCGACCATCTATCGGACACTGCTGGTGGCGGTGGACGATGCGGCCGACCCGGAGGTGGTGGAGCAGTTCGAATCCGAGACGCGGGCGATGCCGAACTACATCCGCACCATCGGGACGTCGCAGCTGAGCAGGGTGCACGAGTCGGCCGGTTCGGCGCAGTGGACCCACGTCTGGGAGCAGGAGTACGCCGACCTGGACGGGCTGACGGGGCCGTACATGACACACCCGTACCACTGGGCGCACATCGATCGGTGGTTCGATCCCGAACGCGGCCCGCGGATCGTCACCCGCCTCTGCCACAGCTTCTGTGCAACCGACGGCGCGATCATCTAG
- a CDS encoding AMP-binding protein, with amino-acid sequence MNNAAPALHYPDLTLAAFPPGMARLYGDRAAVVDGDTVCTYRELDERSGAFAAALRDAGVTERDVVLLHLGNCVEFVVAYYGALRAGATVTLVNPLQPAPGLRSQIVDTAAVAAVTQPAQLGTLVEAAEGTTVRTLVVAGLAAGGGRGQFGFDEFVDGYAAVPFTPDVTGDDVAHLAYTGGTTGVSKGVRVLHRNVVANVTQMIAWRAGHEVRAGEDGGIELRPIAGLEDRGVVPGAGATVVVSPLFHAHALINLSFLLLCGATQVFAGRFEPGRMLDLIETHRATYITGSPAMWHAVATHPDAATRNTDSVRVVSSGAAPIDHMTLEALGRAFPSASVVEGYGLTEGTCLVASAPLTGAVAYKIGSVGLPVFDTEVQIRAQDDSGAVLDAGARGKLWVRGPQVTDGYLNHPEITAQQYVDGWLDTGDIAYADEDGYLFICDRTKDMLIYKGYNVYPRELEEILVSHPDVSSAAVVGREAGSVGQEPVAFVVPTPGTKIDGDAVSAFVAERVLPYKKVRDVVVVDQLPTSAAGKILKTKLREQLATAVT; translated from the coding sequence GTGAACAATGCTGCACCGGCACTGCACTACCCGGATCTGACGCTGGCGGCGTTCCCGCCCGGCATGGCGCGCCTGTACGGAGACCGGGCCGCGGTGGTCGACGGCGACACGGTGTGCACCTATCGCGAGCTCGACGAGCGGTCGGGTGCCTTCGCCGCGGCGCTGCGGGACGCGGGTGTGACCGAGCGCGACGTGGTGCTCCTGCATCTGGGCAATTGCGTCGAATTCGTCGTGGCCTACTACGGCGCGCTGCGTGCCGGAGCGACCGTCACCCTGGTCAATCCGCTGCAACCCGCCCCCGGTCTGCGGTCGCAGATCGTGGACACGGCCGCGGTCGCGGCCGTCACGCAACCCGCGCAGCTGGGCACCCTCGTCGAGGCGGCAGAGGGCACCACCGTCCGTACGCTCGTGGTGGCCGGACTCGCCGCGGGCGGGGGACGCGGCCAGTTCGGGTTCGACGAGTTCGTCGACGGATACGCCGCCGTGCCCTTCACTCCGGACGTGACCGGGGACGACGTCGCCCACCTCGCCTACACGGGCGGGACCACGGGGGTGTCGAAGGGTGTGCGGGTGCTGCACCGCAACGTCGTCGCCAACGTGACGCAGATGATCGCCTGGCGGGCAGGCCACGAGGTCCGCGCCGGCGAAGACGGCGGAATCGAGTTGCGGCCCATCGCCGGTCTCGAGGACCGCGGTGTCGTGCCCGGTGCCGGAGCCACCGTCGTGGTCTCGCCGTTGTTCCACGCCCACGCCCTGATCAACCTGTCGTTCCTGCTGCTGTGCGGGGCGACGCAGGTGTTCGCCGGACGGTTCGAGCCCGGCCGCATGCTGGACCTGATCGAGACGCACCGCGCCACTTACATCACCGGGAGCCCGGCGATGTGGCACGCCGTCGCCACCCATCCCGACGCCGCGACCCGGAACACCGATTCGGTGCGGGTGGTGTCCTCGGGTGCGGCGCCGATCGACCACATGACGCTGGAGGCGCTGGGCCGGGCCTTCCCGTCGGCGAGCGTCGTCGAGGGGTACGGGCTGACCGAGGGCACCTGCCTGGTGGCGTCCGCGCCGCTGACCGGCGCCGTCGCGTACAAGATCGGCAGCGTGGGCCTGCCGGTGTTCGACACCGAGGTGCAGATCCGCGCCCAGGACGATTCCGGTGCCGTGCTGGACGCCGGTGCCCGCGGCAAGCTGTGGGTCCGCGGACCGCAGGTGACGGACGGCTACCTGAACCATCCCGAGATCACGGCGCAGCAGTACGTCGACGGCTGGCTCGACACCGGCGACATCGCCTACGCGGACGAGGACGGGTACCTGTTCATCTGCGACCGCACGAAGGACATGCTGATCTACAAGGGCTACAACGTGTATCCGCGTGAACTCGAAGAGATCCTGGTCTCGCACCCGGACGTGTCTTCCGCCGCCGTCGTCGGCCGGGAGGCCGGCAGCGTCGGTCAGGAACCGGTGGCGTTCGTCGTGCCGACGCCCGGCACGAAAATCGATGGGGATGCGGTGTCCGCGTTCGTCGCGGAGCGGGTGCTGCCGTACAAGAAGGTCCGTGACGTCGTGGTCGTCGATCAGCTGCCGACGTCGGCGGCGGGGAAGATCCTCAAGACGAAGCTGCGTGAGCAACTCGCGACCGCGGTGACCTAG
- a CDS encoding SDR family NAD(P)-dependent oxidoreductase — translation MELKGISTAVTGGASGLGLATARRLVDAGAQVTLIDLPNSDGQAAAKELGSAAQFAPADVTDSEQFAAALDAADERGGLRGLVHCAGAGRRMRILDSDGKAGSVDDFEFVIRLNLVGSFNALRLGAERMARLDEVDGERGAVVLTASVAAFEGQIGQINYTASKAGIVGMTVTAARDLASRNIRVCTIAPGIMDTPLLARLRDDVRASLEKSVPNPSRLGKPSEFGQLACQILENGYLNGETIRLDGAIRMAPR, via the coding sequence ATGGAACTCAAGGGAATCTCGACGGCCGTCACCGGCGGCGCATCCGGGCTCGGGCTCGCGACGGCACGCCGCCTCGTGGACGCGGGCGCCCAGGTCACGCTCATCGACCTGCCGAACTCCGACGGACAGGCGGCGGCGAAGGAATTGGGCAGCGCCGCCCAGTTCGCGCCCGCCGACGTGACCGATTCCGAGCAGTTCGCGGCCGCACTCGATGCCGCCGACGAGCGCGGCGGGCTGCGCGGGCTCGTGCACTGTGCCGGAGCCGGACGCCGGATGCGCATCCTCGACTCCGACGGCAAGGCGGGCTCGGTCGACGACTTCGAATTCGTGATCCGGCTCAACCTCGTCGGCTCGTTCAACGCCCTGCGCCTCGGCGCGGAACGGATGGCGCGGCTGGACGAGGTCGACGGCGAACGCGGCGCGGTGGTGCTCACGGCGTCCGTCGCCGCGTTCGAAGGCCAGATCGGGCAGATCAATTACACCGCGTCCAAGGCCGGCATCGTCGGCATGACCGTCACCGCCGCCCGGGACCTCGCCAGCCGCAACATCCGGGTGTGCACCATCGCGCCCGGCATCATGGACACCCCGCTTCTCGCCCGGCTCCGCGACGACGTGCGCGCGTCGCTGGAGAAGTCGGTGCCCAATCCGTCGCGTCTGGGCAAGCCCAGCGAGTTCGGGCAGCTCGCCTGCCAGATCCTCGAGAACGGCTACCTCAACGGCGAGACCATCCGCCTCGACGGTGCCATCCGCATGGCACCTCGCTGA
- a CDS encoding thiolase family protein: protein MRDAVIVDAVRTPIGRRGGSLSGIHPANLSAHVLEALVARTGLSPDEIGDVVWGCVSQVGEQAGNVARTAVLAAGWPETVPGTTLTRACGSSQQAVSFAAATVIAGHEDVVVAGGVESMSRVPMGSASKNGEHFPAAVLDRYGIDGFSQGTGAEMMAAKWGLSRQVLDEYSLRSHERAAHAVDRGAFDGQLAPLSDVLAGDEGIRRGGSLESLGKLKTVFKEDGVIHAGNSSQISDGAGALLVTTSEKAAQLGLTPMARIHTCAVAGDDPVMMLTGPIAATEKALSRAGLKIDDIGAFEVNEAFAPVPLAWQAETGAATDRMNPLGGAIAVGHPLGGSGAILMTRLVHHMRDNGIRYGLQTMCEAGGLANATILELL, encoded by the coding sequence ATGCGCGATGCAGTGATCGTCGACGCCGTCCGCACGCCCATCGGGCGGCGAGGCGGTTCCCTCTCCGGAATCCACCCCGCCAACCTGTCGGCGCACGTCCTCGAGGCCCTCGTCGCGCGCACCGGACTGTCCCCGGACGAGATCGGCGACGTCGTGTGGGGTTGTGTCAGCCAGGTGGGGGAGCAGGCGGGCAACGTCGCCCGCACCGCGGTGCTCGCCGCAGGCTGGCCCGAGACGGTGCCGGGCACCACCCTCACCCGGGCGTGCGGATCGAGCCAGCAGGCAGTGAGCTTCGCCGCCGCCACCGTCATCGCCGGCCACGAGGACGTCGTCGTGGCCGGTGGTGTCGAGTCCATGAGCCGGGTACCGATGGGCAGCGCCAGCAAGAACGGCGAGCACTTCCCGGCGGCCGTCCTCGACCGCTACGGCATCGACGGGTTCAGCCAGGGCACCGGCGCCGAGATGATGGCCGCGAAGTGGGGCCTCTCTCGTCAAGTGCTCGACGAGTACTCGCTGCGCTCGCACGAGCGCGCGGCGCACGCAGTGGACCGCGGCGCGTTCGACGGGCAACTCGCCCCGCTCTCCGACGTCCTCGCCGGGGACGAGGGGATCCGCCGCGGCGGTTCGCTCGAGTCACTCGGCAAGCTGAAGACCGTCTTCAAGGAGGACGGCGTGATCCACGCCGGGAACTCCTCGCAGATCTCCGACGGCGCGGGCGCGCTGCTCGTCACGACGAGCGAGAAGGCCGCGCAACTCGGACTGACTCCGATGGCCCGCATCCACACCTGCGCCGTCGCCGGCGACGACCCGGTCATGATGCTGACCGGACCGATCGCCGCGACGGAGAAAGCGCTGTCCCGGGCAGGGTTGAAGATCGACGACATCGGCGCGTTCGAGGTGAACGAGGCGTTCGCGCCCGTCCCCCTCGCCTGGCAGGCGGAGACCGGCGCCGCGACCGATCGGATGAACCCGCTCGGCGGTGCCATCGCGGTCGGTCATCCGCTCGGCGGTTCCGGCGCGATCCTCATGACCCGCCTGGTGCACCACATGCGGGACAACGGAATCCGGTACGGGCTGCAGACCATGTGTGAGGCGGGTGGCCTCGCCAACGCCACCATTCTCGAACTTCTCTGA